One genomic window of Hymenobacter sp. J193 includes the following:
- a CDS encoding DNA/RNA non-specific endonuclease: MKVLRLPAALLILNLVAACSTTQDPAPTTPTQPTSPPTPTTPTQPTTPTTPTQPLPEHLTLGNPSGATVDINQPTNYLLSKSQYALSYHRDRGIPNWVSWHLDATWRGSAARQDDFRADNTLPAGWYQVQATSYSGSGFDRGHMCPSADRTNTVADNSATFLMTNMVPQAPRNNQQTWANLEDYTRSFLATNNEVYIICGSYGRGGTGSNGGVTQTLDNGRVTVPNRLWKVVVILPTGTDDATRVSTSTRVIAIDTPNENTISTNWGQYRVSVDAIEAATGLDLLSAVPSAVQQVLETQVDNGPTN; encoded by the coding sequence ATGAAAGTCCTTCGCCTGCCTGCTGCCCTGCTTATCCTCAATCTTGTAGCTGCCTGCTCAACTACCCAGGACCCTGCCCCTACCACGCCCACCCAGCCGACCTCACCGCCCACTCCTACCACACCCACCCAGCCGACCACGCCTACCACGCCCACGCAGCCGCTTCCCGAGCACCTGACACTGGGCAACCCCAGCGGGGCTACCGTCGACATCAACCAGCCCACCAACTACCTGCTCAGCAAGTCGCAGTACGCCCTGAGCTACCACCGGGACCGGGGCATCCCCAACTGGGTGAGCTGGCACCTCGACGCCACCTGGCGCGGCTCTGCCGCCCGCCAGGACGATTTCCGGGCCGACAACACCCTGCCCGCCGGCTGGTACCAGGTGCAGGCCACCAGCTACTCCGGCTCTGGCTTCGACCGCGGCCACATGTGCCCTAGCGCCGACCGCACCAACACCGTAGCCGACAACTCGGCCACGTTCCTGATGACCAATATGGTCCCGCAGGCTCCGCGCAACAACCAGCAAACCTGGGCCAACCTGGAAGACTACACCCGCTCGTTCCTGGCCACCAACAATGAGGTCTACATCATCTGCGGCTCTTACGGCCGCGGCGGCACCGGCTCCAATGGCGGCGTCACCCAAACCCTCGATAACGGCCGCGTAACCGTTCCCAACCGTCTCTGGAAGGTCGTAGTCATCCTGCCCACCGGCACCGACGACGCCACCCGCGTTAGCACCAGCACCCGCGTCATCGCCATCGACACGCCCAACGAAAACACTATCAGTACAAATTGGGGCCAGTACCGCGTCAGTGTTGATGCCATCGAAGCCGCCACCGGCCTCGACCTGCTTTCCGCCGTTCCTTCAGCCGTGCAGCAGGTACTGGAAACTCAGGTAGATAATGGCCCCACTAATTAG
- a CDS encoding ATP-binding protein — protein sequence MTKAFRLEYILFKDSEEFERQFYNFSLEENIHSKQAYTTIIIGSNGTGKSRLLRSIVDIFNDLNNIKYNSNLHTKLIATFAYEVQYHIGNNKYLINFDTYKHEVLMNDEFYDISKIELPDSCIAAAYTLHEKFIMNNDGPSRMNRYSEKYKPDFYNYLGIKTQNNYAFSSANINKALDLITEAISVEGFNKDIENVFKFLKFNPAITITYDVRKHKQLFSEFQTVESLRNTERITMSRSSFSYNAVKNISIINDESILQRIADAINAISKSYKNDRKFSINIAFTEEYDNSEIVGAYKHISLLRKYNLINYETTFIYKIDRNTLFSKKLELKSLSSGEIHILTSLLSLASAVKENSLVLIDEPELSLHPNWQIKYMDLINKIFKKSGDCHFIIATHSHFLASGLTPNSSAILSLSMGDNERVRPKILPSVYGWSAENILYNIFGVATTRNYYFEMDVKQLLSLLENESTDRAQIHLLIEKFESFKLTSTDPLFVLIEEAKEYISSLQ from the coding sequence ATGACAAAGGCATTTAGGTTGGAATACATTCTGTTCAAAGACTCAGAAGAGTTTGAACGGCAATTTTATAATTTTTCTCTTGAAGAGAATATTCACTCAAAACAAGCTTACACAACAATAATCATTGGCTCGAACGGGACTGGAAAAAGTCGTTTATTGAGATCAATAGTAGATATATTTAACGATTTAAATAATATAAAGTATAACTCGAACTTACACACAAAGCTAATTGCAACATTTGCGTATGAAGTTCAATATCACATTGGAAATAATAAATATTTGATAAACTTTGATACATATAAACACGAAGTATTGATGAATGATGAATTTTATGATATTAGTAAAATAGAATTGCCTGATAGCTGCATTGCTGCTGCATATACTTTGCACGAAAAATTTATAATGAATAACGATGGCCCTAGTAGAATGAATAGATATAGCGAAAAATACAAACCTGATTTTTATAATTATTTAGGTATTAAGACCCAAAACAATTATGCGTTTTCATCGGCAAATATTAACAAAGCATTGGACCTAATTACTGAGGCTATTTCAGTAGAGGGCTTTAATAAGGATATAGAAAATGTGTTTAAATTTTTGAAATTCAACCCTGCCATTACAATAACATACGATGTAAGAAAACACAAGCAATTGTTTAGCGAATTTCAAACTGTAGAAAGCTTGAGAAACACGGAAAGAATAACAATGTCCCGATCTAGCTTTTCGTATAATGCGGTAAAAAATATAAGCATTATAAACGATGAAAGTATCTTACAAAGAATTGCTGACGCAATCAATGCAATTAGTAAATCATATAAAAATGACAGGAAGTTTTCCATAAACATTGCATTTACAGAGGAGTATGATAACAGTGAAATTGTGGGTGCATATAAACACATTTCACTTCTCAGGAAATATAATCTTATAAATTATGAAACGACATTTATTTATAAGATTGACAGGAATACCCTATTTAGCAAGAAGTTAGAATTAAAATCTTTGAGCTCTGGAGAGATTCATATTTTAACTTCACTATTATCATTAGCTTCTGCTGTTAAGGAAAATTCCTTAGTCCTTATTGATGAGCCAGAACTGAGTTTGCATCCAAATTGGCAAATTAAATACATGGATTTGATAAATAAAATATTTAAAAAATCAGGAGATTGTCATTTTATAATTGCAACTCATTCTCACTTTCTTGCTTCAGGTTTGACTCCTAATTCATCTGCAATTCTTTCGCTATCAATGGGCGACAATGAAAGAGTAAGACCCAAAATACTTCCGTCTGTCTACGGCTGGTCTGCTGAAAATATTCTTTATAACATATTCGGTGTTGCTACAACGAGAAACTACTACTTTGAAATGGACGTAAAGCAACTGTTATCACTGCTTGAAAATGAAAGCACAGATAGGGCACAAATCCATTTGCTGATTGAGAAGTTTGAGAGTTTCAAGCTGACATCGACTGACCCCCTTTTTGTGCTTATTGAAGAAGCCAAGGAATACATTTCAAGTTTGCAGTAG
- a CDS encoding site-specific DNA-methyltransferase, giving the protein MSDNLFIRSTTHSDTRAHIPSQEEAGYEKGNAKVQPNQQTDLPLNPVTTRGQDPELFWLNKYGKDGRQERLSIDIRSLYRHEHIVPENLIKGLYRTAAPASGQLSLNDLFGNALERDELNKTSEYYQHPPDGWTNRLIQGDSELVMASLLEREGMAGTVQCVYFDPPYGIKYGSNWQMRLNNRDVKDGRDESLSGEPEQIKAFRDTWELGIHSYLTYLRERLLLAKELMTESGSCFVQISDENVHLVRNLMDEVFGSENFVSVITFRTKIPLGVKYLANTHDYIVWYAKKIDVMKFNKIYVDRQSGDDSQFQNLELADGSRRKMTVEEKLDAKKIPKGARAYRLTDLVSAGRTESCVFEFEFNGKKFFPSSGKSWKTNPKGIEVLIKKNRIHASGKVPAYIFFHDDYPVQELSNVWTDTQGASDKRYVVQTTEKAIQRCIIMTTEPGDLVIDPTCGSGTTAYVAEQWGRRWVTIDTSRIAINITKARLMTAVLPAYRRASESDIRHGFIYKSVPHVTLGSIANNEPSDSITLYDQPEIDKSKVRVAGPFTVETLQGLDPIAPAAANTAAAATDSEDRFEERIYDHLRSAGIKNGDATERAVFRRVEAIASSGYLHAEGFYEAEGGEKKAYLHIGPKFGAVSRQALNGAIKECRQRGDADWLVILGFQFDTDVQGGQQSTSMGAFRVDIVRMHDDLMQAGLIKNDKKAASFVTIGEPDIALIDATGHKVAKPQPGQEVRVEVRGMDLYDPIRDEVKARNINDIAYWMVDDDYDGSNFVVQQVFFCGGDQDEFSKWKRGLSDLAKLSTKKRAEHTLRIELNEEAFDELYGFQSRPIKLTRKGQQIAVRVISQFGEESTQVVKV; this is encoded by the coding sequence ATGTCCGACAATCTATTCATCCGCTCCACCACCCACTCCGATACCCGCGCCCACATTCCCTCCCAGGAAGAAGCCGGCTACGAGAAGGGCAATGCCAAGGTCCAGCCCAACCAGCAGACCGACCTGCCCCTCAACCCCGTCACCACCCGGGGCCAGGACCCCGAGCTGTTCTGGCTCAACAAATATGGCAAGGACGGCCGCCAGGAGCGCCTCTCTATCGATATCCGCTCCCTCTACCGCCACGAGCACATCGTGCCCGAGAACCTCATCAAAGGGCTCTACCGCACCGCCGCGCCCGCCTCGGGCCAGCTCAGCCTCAACGACCTCTTCGGCAACGCCCTGGAACGCGACGAGCTCAACAAAACCAGCGAGTACTACCAGCATCCGCCCGATGGGTGGACCAACCGCCTCATCCAGGGCGACTCCGAGCTGGTCATGGCTTCCCTGCTGGAGCGGGAAGGCATGGCCGGTACCGTGCAGTGCGTCTACTTCGATCCGCCTTACGGTATCAAGTACGGTTCCAACTGGCAGATGCGGCTCAACAACCGGGATGTGAAGGATGGTCGAGACGAGTCCCTTAGTGGGGAACCTGAGCAGATCAAAGCCTTCCGCGATACATGGGAGCTAGGTATCCACAGCTACCTTACCTATCTCCGTGAGCGGCTGCTATTGGCCAAGGAGCTAATGACTGAGAGCGGGTCATGCTTTGTGCAGATTTCGGACGAGAACGTGCACCTCGTGCGCAATCTGATGGATGAGGTATTTGGTAGTGAGAATTTTGTAAGTGTAATTACTTTCAGGACTAAAATTCCTCTAGGTGTAAAATACCTTGCCAACACTCATGATTACATAGTGTGGTATGCTAAGAAGATAGATGTGATGAAATTTAACAAAATATATGTTGATAGGCAGTCTGGCGATGATAGTCAATTTCAAAATCTAGAACTAGCGGACGGGTCACGAAGGAAAATGACAGTAGAGGAAAAACTTGACGCTAAAAAAATACCTAAAGGAGCAAGAGCTTACAGACTAACAGATTTGGTTTCGGCAGGTCGAACAGAGAGCTGTGTCTTTGAATTTGAATTCAATGGGAAAAAGTTCTTTCCATCTAGTGGAAAAAGCTGGAAAACAAATCCTAAAGGCATAGAAGTTTTAATCAAGAAAAATAGAATACACGCTTCTGGAAAAGTTCCAGCATATATATTCTTTCATGACGATTATCCAGTTCAAGAATTATCAAACGTTTGGACAGACACACAGGGAGCATCAGATAAAAGGTATGTAGTCCAAACGACTGAAAAAGCTATACAAAGGTGTATAATAATGACTACCGAGCCAGGAGATTTGGTAATAGATCCAACATGTGGTTCGGGAACAACTGCGTATGTAGCTGAACAATGGGGGCGTCGTTGGGTCACAATAGACACTTCACGCATTGCTATAAATATTACAAAGGCTAGATTAATGACTGCTGTGCTCCCAGCTTATCGTCGAGCCAGTGAATCTGATATTAGGCATGGGTTTATTTATAAGTCAGTACCTCATGTTACGCTTGGTAGCATAGCAAATAATGAACCTTCTGACTCGATTACTCTTTACGACCAGCCCGAAATAGATAAGTCGAAAGTCCGCGTAGCTGGTCCCTTCACTGTTGAAACCCTCCAAGGTCTTGATCCAATAGCGCCAGCCGCGGCTAACACGGCCGCCGCCGCTACGGATTCCGAGGACCGGTTCGAGGAGCGCATCTACGACCACCTCCGCTCCGCCGGCATCAAGAACGGCGACGCCACCGAGCGGGCCGTCTTCCGCCGCGTCGAGGCCATTGCCTCCAGTGGCTACCTCCACGCTGAGGGCTTCTACGAGGCCGAAGGCGGCGAGAAGAAGGCCTACCTCCACATCGGTCCCAAGTTCGGTGCCGTCAGCCGCCAGGCCCTCAACGGCGCCATCAAGGAGTGCCGCCAGCGCGGTGATGCCGACTGGCTCGTCATCCTCGGCTTCCAGTTCGATACCGATGTCCAGGGTGGCCAGCAGTCCACCAGCATGGGCGCCTTCCGCGTCGACATCGTCCGCATGCACGACGACCTCATGCAGGCAGGCCTCATTAAAAACGATAAAAAAGCTGCCTCCTTCGTCACCATCGGTGAGCCCGACATTGCCCTCATCGACGCCACCGGCCATAAAGTCGCCAAGCCCCAGCCCGGCCAGGAAGTCCGCGTCGAAGTCCGCGGCATGGACCTCTACGACCCCATCCGCGACGAAGTAAAAGCCCGCAACATCAACGACATTGCCTACTGGATGGTCGACGACGACTATGACGGCTCTAACTTCGTCGTCCAGCAGGTCTTCTTCTGCGGCGGCGACCAGGACGAGTTCAGCAAATGGAAACGCGGCCTCTCCGACCTGGCCAAGCTCAGCACCAAAAAGAGGGCCGAGCACACCCTCCGCATCGAGCTGAACGAAGAAGCCTTCGACGAGCTCTACGGCTTCCAGTCCCGCCCTATCAAACTCACCCGTAAAGGCCAGCAAATCGCCGTCCGCGTCATCAGCCAGTTCGGCGAAGAATCCACGCAAGTGGTGAAGGTCTAA
- a CDS encoding DUF2075 domain-containing protein, translating into MIVYQKTKSKFLEDVLNNNVEEVIQDLVLKKLGRKTGQPEINSWRNSMMYMDKVLSDAQIPDDSGVSIEYQLPHAGMRIDFVLTGQDEHGTDKAIIIELKQWSESTATDKDGVVSTHLGKGLQEVNHPSYQAWSYAAYLDGFNETVYTDGIKLLPCAYLHNHPDNGVLTTGHYADYVAKAPLFLKSDALKLREFIRQHVRHGDKSGIMYRIDGGRIRPSKQLADSLASMMKGNQEFILLDEQKVVYETARKLASKSRDEKKHVLIVHGGPGTGKTVVAINLLVNLTKQGLVAKYVSKNSAPRAVYKSRLTGSMRRTVFDSLFVGSGVFTQTPENTFDALIVDEAHRLNEKSGLFSNLGLSQPLEVIRSSRFSVFFLDEDQRIAVQDVGSEDEIRKWADQEGAEVHVLNLVSQFRCNGSDAYMAWLDNVLDIRETANPTLDATDYDFQVVDTPDELQQLIYEKNQERNRARMVAGYCWDWASKKDAKAFDFNLSPTFKHKWNLADDGGLWMMKPDSVTEIGCIHTSQGLELDYIGVIVGPDLLVRDGKVVTNALARASADKTVQKKKELLKSEAGKAQLDLIIKNTYRTLMTRAMKGCYVYCTDPETAAYLRHRISNPA; encoded by the coding sequence ATGATTGTCTACCAAAAAACCAAATCTAAATTTCTGGAAGATGTACTCAATAACAACGTTGAAGAGGTCATCCAGGACTTGGTCCTGAAGAAGCTGGGCCGCAAAACCGGCCAACCCGAAATCAACTCCTGGCGCAACTCCATGATGTACATGGACAAAGTGCTCAGCGACGCCCAGATTCCCGACGACAGCGGCGTAAGCATTGAGTACCAGCTGCCCCACGCCGGCATGCGTATCGACTTCGTACTCACCGGCCAGGACGAGCACGGCACCGACAAGGCCATCATCATCGAGCTCAAGCAGTGGTCCGAGTCCACCGCCACCGACAAGGACGGCGTCGTCTCCACCCACTTGGGCAAAGGGCTGCAGGAAGTCAACCACCCGTCCTACCAGGCCTGGTCCTACGCCGCCTACCTCGACGGCTTCAACGAGACGGTTTACACCGACGGCATCAAGCTGCTGCCCTGCGCCTACCTCCACAACCACCCCGACAACGGCGTGCTCACCACCGGCCACTACGCCGACTACGTTGCCAAAGCCCCGCTCTTCCTCAAGAGTGACGCCCTGAAGCTGCGCGAGTTCATCCGCCAGCACGTCCGGCACGGCGATAAGTCGGGTATCATGTACCGCATCGACGGCGGCCGCATCCGTCCCTCCAAGCAGCTCGCCGATTCCCTCGCCTCCATGATGAAGGGCAACCAGGAGTTCATCCTCCTCGACGAGCAGAAGGTGGTCTACGAAACGGCCCGCAAGCTGGCCTCCAAGTCCCGCGACGAGAAAAAGCACGTGCTCATCGTCCACGGCGGCCCCGGTACCGGCAAAACCGTGGTGGCCATTAACCTGTTGGTCAACCTCACCAAGCAGGGCCTCGTGGCCAAGTACGTGAGCAAGAATTCGGCCCCCCGCGCCGTGTATAAAAGCCGGCTCACCGGCTCCATGCGCCGCACCGTGTTCGACTCCCTGTTCGTCGGCTCCGGCGTGTTCACCCAGACGCCCGAAAACACTTTCGACGCCCTCATCGTCGACGAAGCCCACCGCCTCAACGAGAAGTCCGGTCTGTTCAGCAACCTCGGCCTCAGCCAGCCCCTGGAAGTCATCCGCTCCAGCCGCTTCAGCGTGTTCTTCCTCGACGAGGACCAGCGCATCGCTGTCCAGGACGTGGGCAGCGAGGACGAAATCCGCAAGTGGGCCGACCAGGAAGGCGCCGAAGTCCACGTCCTCAACCTCGTCTCCCAGTTTCGCTGCAACGGCTCCGACGCCTACATGGCCTGGCTCGACAACGTGCTCGACATCCGTGAAACCGCCAACCCCACCCTCGACGCCACCGACTACGACTTCCAGGTCGTCGACACCCCCGATGAGCTGCAGCAGCTCATCTACGAAAAGAACCAGGAGCGCAACCGTGCCCGCATGGTGGCCGGCTACTGCTGGGACTGGGCCAGCAAGAAGGACGCCAAGGCCTTCGACTTCAACCTGAGTCCCACCTTCAAGCACAAGTGGAACCTGGCCGACGACGGCGGCCTCTGGATGATGAAGCCCGACTCCGTCACCGAAATCGGCTGCATCCACACCAGCCAGGGCCTCGAGCTGGACTACATCGGCGTCATCGTCGGCCCCGACCTGCTCGTGCGCGACGGCAAAGTCGTCACCAACGCCCTGGCCCGCGCCAGCGCCGACAAAACCGTCCAGAAAAAGAAGGAGCTGCTAAAATCGGAGGCAGGAAAGGCCCAGCTCGACCTCATCATCAAGAACACCTACCGCACCCTCATGACCCGCGCCATGAAGGGCTGCTACGTCTACTGCACCGACCCTGAAACCGCCGCCTACCTGCGCCACCGCATCAGCAACCCCGCTTAA
- a CDS encoding BPTD_3080 family restriction endonuclease, which produces MSVESSATPPADNPILNNPYDEPRKAYQMAPDGSLDYSVIKSGRRPYSPDAQVLPKKVGKQKELYDVADLPAVQDHLINRLRKEVGQWRADGYPNTTRVTRELLLFWFENKERLVTQRLFFAQREALETAVWLNEVAPARAENRGTSILAELAAAWQVSDDADFNLPRLAFKMATGTGKTVVMAMLTLYHYFNRQEYRQDTRFADYFLFVTPGVTIRDRLGVLYVDTQAHTATDAKDYYRQRGLVPPHLHQRLAGLNARLVLTNYHAFEPKQLQGNKRSPFDGKKDPVTGLKVEAKEDFGQVIRRLLGSFRAGSRLLVLNDEAHHCYLPKAKKAAKAEDGTDIKEENERAAVWYRGLVEIGRRFKLQQVYDLSATPYYLSGSGYTPYSLFSWVCSDFGLIEAIESGLVKIPYLPEGDDTQDLQEAKLRDIYAHVKHELPKRGSRTQKLEGKPELPTLVKTALHQFYEHYEKEFHRLGGLFSTPPVLILVCNNTNVSSEVFKYIAGYETATADGEPLIMPGQFELLTNFDRHTRLPRQKPPTLIIDSSALDNSDQVDEQFKRVFGPEIERFKQDYRIMHPGRSVENLTDGDLLREVVNTVGKTGSLGSHVRCVVSVSMLTEGWDANTVTHIMGLRAFGSQLLCEQVAGRALRRQSYNLVGYDKEGQPTKDKRRIVEYKFPPEYAHIIGVPFKLFRKGAITPPEPPKPLTQVHALPDRRAELEILFPMVEGYRLETGGDVLRVDFSAVEPFIIEGHKLPTRTRMSSAFSEHEQELNLDNVRQVRLQQLEYYYAKLLLSDKLADSNSKPRTYWFGPVRQAVGEWLRTRVSYLGGAFPGMIFFYDDKAVVEHIGRGIWTEPRSTDQIRPVFSHYNDKVGTTSRVRGATSREVYPTTKSHVNYVVMDSEWEGIAAKELERLEEMTEVEAYVKNDFLGFSIPYVSQAKERRYFPDFIVRCRLSTGQRVNVVLEISGMAEAKTDKRWYVTERWLPAVNNVAPQLGLDPWHFLEIANDIRNIRPQLQAFLQDLEVQYAANPVPVVAQPVS; this is translated from the coding sequence ATGTCCGTCGAATCCTCCGCTACCCCACCCGCCGATAACCCCATCCTCAACAACCCCTACGACGAGCCCCGCAAAGCCTACCAGATGGCGCCCGACGGCAGCCTCGACTACAGCGTCATCAAGTCTGGCCGCCGCCCCTACTCCCCCGACGCCCAGGTGCTGCCCAAAAAGGTCGGCAAGCAGAAGGAGCTCTACGACGTCGCCGACCTGCCCGCCGTCCAGGACCACCTCATCAACCGTCTCCGCAAGGAAGTCGGCCAGTGGCGTGCCGACGGCTACCCCAACACCACTCGCGTCACCCGCGAGCTGCTTTTGTTCTGGTTCGAGAACAAGGAGCGCCTTGTTACCCAGCGCCTGTTCTTCGCCCAGCGTGAGGCCCTCGAAACGGCCGTCTGGCTCAACGAGGTAGCCCCCGCCCGCGCCGAGAACCGCGGCACCAGCATCCTGGCCGAGCTGGCTGCCGCCTGGCAGGTCAGCGACGATGCCGACTTCAACCTGCCCCGCCTGGCCTTCAAGATGGCCACCGGCACCGGCAAGACGGTCGTCATGGCCATGCTCACGCTCTACCACTACTTCAACCGCCAGGAGTACCGCCAGGACACCCGCTTCGCCGACTACTTCCTTTTCGTCACCCCCGGCGTCACCATCCGCGACCGGCTCGGGGTGCTCTACGTTGACACCCAGGCCCACACCGCCACCGACGCCAAGGACTACTACCGCCAGCGCGGCCTCGTGCCGCCCCACCTGCACCAGCGCCTCGCCGGCCTCAACGCCCGCCTCGTCCTCACCAACTACCACGCCTTTGAGCCCAAGCAGCTCCAGGGCAACAAGCGCAGCCCCTTCGACGGCAAAAAAGACCCCGTCACCGGCCTCAAGGTCGAAGCCAAGGAAGACTTCGGCCAGGTCATCCGCCGCCTGCTCGGCTCCTTCCGCGCCGGCAGCCGCCTGCTCGTGCTCAACGACGAAGCCCACCACTGCTACCTGCCCAAGGCCAAGAAAGCCGCCAAGGCGGAAGACGGCACCGACATCAAAGAGGAAAACGAGCGGGCTGCCGTCTGGTACCGCGGCCTCGTCGAAATCGGCCGCCGCTTCAAGCTTCAGCAGGTCTACGACCTGTCCGCCACGCCCTATTACCTCAGCGGCTCGGGCTACACACCCTACAGCCTCTTCAGCTGGGTCTGCTCCGACTTCGGCCTCATTGAGGCCATCGAGAGCGGCCTCGTCAAGATTCCCTACCTGCCCGAAGGCGACGACACCCAGGACCTGCAGGAAGCCAAGCTGCGCGACATCTACGCCCACGTCAAGCACGAGCTGCCCAAGCGCGGCTCCCGCACCCAGAAGCTGGAAGGCAAGCCCGAGCTGCCCACCCTGGTCAAAACGGCCCTCCACCAGTTCTACGAGCACTACGAAAAGGAATTCCACCGTCTCGGCGGCCTCTTCTCCACGCCCCCGGTGCTCATCCTGGTCTGCAACAACACCAACGTCTCCTCCGAGGTGTTCAAGTACATTGCCGGCTACGAAACCGCCACGGCCGACGGCGAGCCGCTCATCATGCCGGGCCAGTTCGAGCTGCTCACCAACTTCGACCGCCACACCCGCCTGCCCCGCCAGAAGCCGCCCACCCTCATCATCGACTCCAGCGCCCTCGACAACTCCGACCAGGTCGACGAGCAGTTTAAGCGCGTGTTCGGCCCCGAGATTGAGCGCTTCAAGCAGGACTACCGCATCATGCACCCCGGCCGCTCCGTCGAAAACCTCACCGACGGCGACCTGCTGCGCGAAGTAGTCAACACCGTCGGCAAAACCGGTTCCCTGGGCTCCCACGTCCGGTGCGTAGTCAGCGTGAGCATGCTCACCGAGGGCTGGGACGCCAACACCGTCACCCACATCATGGGCCTGCGTGCTTTCGGCTCCCAGCTGCTCTGCGAGCAGGTAGCCGGCCGCGCCCTGCGCCGCCAGTCCTACAACCTCGTCGGCTACGACAAGGAGGGCCAGCCCACCAAAGACAAGCGCCGCATCGTCGAATACAAGTTCCCGCCCGAGTACGCCCACATCATCGGCGTGCCGTTCAAGCTGTTCCGCAAAGGCGCCATCACGCCCCCCGAGCCGCCCAAGCCCCTCACCCAGGTGCACGCGCTGCCCGACCGCCGGGCCGAGCTGGAGATTCTCTTCCCCATGGTGGAGGGCTACCGCCTCGAAACCGGCGGCGACGTGCTGCGCGTTGACTTTTCGGCCGTCGAGCCCTTCATCATCGAGGGCCACAAGCTGCCCACCCGCACCCGCATGAGTTCGGCCTTCTCCGAGCACGAGCAGGAGCTCAACCTCGACAACGTCCGCCAGGTGCGCCTCCAGCAGCTCGAGTACTACTATGCCAAGCTGCTCCTCTCCGACAAGCTCGCCGATTCCAACAGCAAGCCCCGTACCTACTGGTTCGGCCCCGTGCGCCAGGCCGTCGGCGAGTGGCTCCGCACCCGCGTCAGCTACCTCGGCGGCGCCTTCCCCGGCATGATCTTCTTCTACGACGACAAGGCCGTCGTCGAGCACATCGGCCGCGGCATCTGGACCGAGCCCCGCTCCACCGACCAGATCCGCCCCGTCTTCTCCCACTATAACGACAAGGTGGGCACCACCTCCCGGGTGCGCGGCGCCACCAGCCGCGAAGTGTACCCCACCACCAAAAGCCACGTCAACTACGTGGTCATGGACAGCGAGTGGGAAGGCATTGCCGCCAAGGAGCTCGAACGACTGGAGGAGATGACCGAGGTGGAAGCCTACGTCAAAAACGACTTCCTGGGCTTCAGCATCCCCTACGTCAGCCAGGCCAAGGAACGCCGCTACTTCCCCGACTTCATCGTGCGCTGCCGCCTCTCCACCGGCCAGCGGGTCAACGTCGTCCTCGAAATCAGCGGCATGGCCGAAGCCAAAACCGACAAGCGCTGGTACGTCACCGAGCGCTGGCTCCCGGCCGTCAACAACGTCGCCCCCCAGCTCGGCCTCGACCCCTGGCACTTCCTCGAAATCGCCAACGACATCCGCAACATCCGCCCCCAGCTCCAGGCCTTCCTCCAGGACCTGGAAGTCCAGTACGCGGCCAACCCGGTCCCCGTCGTCGCCCAACCCGTCAGCTAA